From Acidovorax sp. FHTAMBA, one genomic window encodes:
- a CDS encoding ATP-binding protein: MVTIAPDRHLRVLHLEDSPADHELTTLVLRRADLRCDLRRVDTLAEFQHLIDAHIFDVILADYRLPGFTALDAWAYVAQKPQHPPFILLSGAIGEAAAVDAIRLGIADYLLKDNLQRLPHVVARALEVHEARQAREQASAELEASQRCLAELTEHLQTSIEQERASIAREIHDDIGGALTAVRFDVAWIGRHSTDPEMREHAASAAEMLQHAIGASQRIMMNLRPPILEQGLVAAVQWLAAGFERRSGVAARVISSSETIEATAAVQLVAYRTAQEALTNISKHAESSAVRIDLSDREGVLTLEITDDGKGIDPAMLNKPKAFGLKGLQERARTVGGWLDISSRPGQGTSVILSIPLTSAPTQPVSGDAH; this comes from the coding sequence ATGGTCACCATAGCACCAGACCGGCATCTGAGAGTTCTGCATCTTGAAGATTCACCGGCAGACCACGAGCTGACCACACTGGTTCTCCGCAGGGCCGACCTGCGGTGTGATTTACGGCGTGTAGACACGCTCGCCGAGTTCCAGCATCTCATCGACGCTCATATTTTTGATGTCATCCTGGCAGACTACCGGCTGCCAGGCTTCACCGCGCTGGACGCTTGGGCGTATGTAGCGCAAAAGCCGCAACACCCACCCTTTATCCTGCTTTCGGGCGCGATCGGCGAAGCCGCAGCCGTTGATGCGATTCGCTTGGGTATTGCCGACTATCTGCTCAAAGACAACCTTCAGCGCCTGCCGCACGTAGTCGCGCGCGCGCTGGAGGTGCATGAGGCACGCCAGGCGCGGGAGCAAGCCTCGGCCGAGCTGGAGGCTTCCCAGCGCTGCCTGGCGGAACTGACGGAACACCTGCAAACATCGATTGAGCAGGAACGTGCATCCATCGCCCGCGAGATCCATGACGACATTGGAGGCGCGTTGACTGCCGTGAGGTTCGATGTAGCCTGGATCGGCCGTCACAGCACCGACCCGGAAATGCGGGAACACGCCGCTTCGGCGGCCGAGATGTTGCAACACGCCATTGGCGCCAGCCAGCGCATCATGATGAACCTGCGCCCCCCGATCCTGGAGCAAGGGCTGGTGGCAGCAGTGCAGTGGCTTGCTGCAGGATTCGAGCGCCGCTCGGGGGTCGCTGCACGCGTTATCAGTAGCAGCGAAACCATTGAAGCCACCGCCGCTGTCCAGCTCGTCGCGTACCGAACGGCGCAAGAGGCCCTGACCAACATTTCCAAGCACGCAGAATCGAGCGCGGTGCGCATTGATCTCTCGGACAGGGAGGGCGTGCTGACACTGGAAATTACCGATGACGGCAAGGGTATTGATCCCGCAATGCTCAATAAGCCCAAGGCCTTCGGGCTGAAGGGCCTGCAAGAGCGCGCCCGTACCGTCGGAGGCTGGCTCGATATCAGCAGCCGGCCCGGCCAAGGCACCTCCGTCATCCTTTCCATACCGCTAACATCAGCACCCACCCAACCCGTCTCTGGAGATGCACATTGA
- a CDS encoding response regulator transcription factor, translated as MIHVVLCDDHAVLRRGIRDTLADAPDIQVTGEAGGYSELREVLRSAPCDVLLLDLNMPGRSGLEVLTSLRETHSAIKVLVVSMYPEDQYALRCLKAGAQGYANKAGDPVELISAVRTVMQGRKYLTAEVAQMLADSLAQPALEAPHTALSERELQTLVKIASGRRLSDIAEELMLSPKTVSVYRARVLEKLKLSNNAELTVYAIRNQLV; from the coding sequence TTGATACATGTGGTCCTGTGCGATGACCATGCCGTGTTGCGGCGCGGGATACGCGACACGCTGGCCGACGCGCCTGATATCCAGGTGACCGGCGAGGCCGGGGGCTATTCCGAGCTGCGCGAAGTGCTGCGCTCTGCGCCGTGCGACGTCCTCCTCCTGGACCTGAACATGCCGGGCCGAAGCGGCCTGGAGGTGCTGACCAGCCTGCGCGAAACCCACTCGGCCATCAAGGTGCTCGTAGTATCGATGTACCCGGAAGACCAATACGCCTTGCGGTGCCTGAAGGCTGGTGCCCAAGGGTATGCCAACAAGGCGGGCGATCCCGTCGAGCTGATCTCCGCCGTGCGCACGGTCATGCAAGGGCGCAAGTACCTCACGGCGGAGGTGGCACAAATGCTGGCCGACAGCCTCGCGCAACCTGCGCTGGAGGCTCCACACACCGCCCTGTCCGAGCGGGAGCTTCAGACACTGGTGAAAATTGCGTCCGGACGCAGGTTGTCGGATATCGCGGAGGAGTTGATGCTCAGCCCCAAGACGGTCAGCGTGTACCGCGCGCGCGTTCTGGAAAAGCTCAAGCTCTCCAACAACGCAGAACTCACCGTTTACGCCATTCGCAACCAATTGGTCTGA
- a CDS encoding chemotaxis protein CheW: MSVMANTAAAVPTGTREYLTFRLDQEEYGIDILKVQEIRGYEPPTRIANAPPFIKGVVNLRGTIVPIVDMRLKFNCAQADYNSFTVVIILNLRNRVVGIVVDSVSDVMELTPESIRSAPDIESAIDNSCILGLGSVGERMLILLDIEKLMSGLDMGLVASNE; encoded by the coding sequence ATGAGTGTGATGGCCAACACCGCAGCAGCGGTACCCACGGGCACCCGTGAATATCTGACATTCCGTCTCGATCAGGAAGAGTACGGGATCGACATACTGAAAGTGCAGGAGATCCGGGGGTACGAGCCTCCTACACGGATTGCGAACGCCCCTCCTTTCATCAAAGGGGTGGTCAATCTGCGTGGAACGATCGTGCCCATTGTGGATATGCGCCTCAAATTCAACTGTGCGCAGGCTGACTACAACAGCTTTACGGTGGTCATCATCCTGAACCTTCGCAATCGTGTGGTCGGCATCGTGGTGGACTCCGTCAGTGACGTAATGGAGCTCACGCCGGAAAGCATTCGTTCCGCCCCCGACATTGAAAGCGCCATTGATAACAGCTGCATTTTGGGGCTGGGTTCGGTGGGCGAGCGCATGCTGATCCTGCTCGACATCGAGAAACTCATGTCCGGTCTCGACATGGGATTGGTGGCGTCGAACGAATAG
- a CDS encoding chemotaxis response regulator protein-glutamate methylesterase has protein sequence MSRKIRVIVVDDSALVRSLLSEIINRQRDMECIGTANDPLVAREMIRELNPDVITLDVEMPRMDGIDFLGRLMRLRPMPVVMISTLTERGAEVTMKALELGAVDFVAKPRVGLASGLNELATQIVEKIRVAAVAQVRRAPSREATAGASAAGVAVAPPASALLGRLSTEKLICIGASTGGTEAIKEVLVHMPADSPAIVITQHMPPGFTTSFAARLNGLCQITVKEAANGERILPGHAYIAPGGTQFRVARSGANYVAVVDDSPAVNRHKPSVEVLFKSAAAVVGRNAFGIMLTGMGNDGAAAMREMKDAGSYNYVQDEASCIVFGMPREAIAHGAADEVLPLGQIAPALIARLRGATDRLHHRI, from the coding sequence ATGAGCAGGAAAATCCGGGTGATCGTGGTGGACGATTCGGCATTGGTCCGAAGTCTGCTGTCCGAGATCATCAACCGGCAGCGGGACATGGAGTGCATCGGCACGGCCAATGATCCGCTGGTGGCGCGCGAAATGATTCGCGAGCTCAATCCCGACGTCATCACCCTCGATGTGGAGATGCCGCGCATGGACGGGATCGACTTTCTGGGGCGGCTGATGCGGCTGCGTCCTATGCCTGTGGTGATGATTTCCACCCTGACGGAGCGCGGCGCTGAAGTGACCATGAAGGCGCTGGAACTGGGTGCGGTGGATTTCGTGGCCAAGCCTCGGGTGGGTCTGGCCAGCGGTCTGAACGAGCTTGCGACGCAGATTGTGGAGAAGATACGGGTGGCCGCTGTGGCCCAGGTGCGCCGTGCGCCTTCACGCGAGGCCACCGCTGGCGCGAGTGCCGCGGGCGTGGCGGTGGCCCCGCCTGCCTCAGCCCTCCTGGGGCGCTTGTCTACCGAAAAATTGATCTGTATCGGGGCTTCGACGGGTGGCACTGAGGCAATCAAGGAAGTGCTCGTGCACATGCCCGCGGATTCGCCGGCCATTGTCATCACCCAGCACATGCCCCCAGGTTTCACCACCAGCTTTGCCGCGCGGTTGAACGGGCTGTGCCAGATCACGGTCAAGGAAGCGGCCAATGGCGAGCGGATTCTGCCGGGCCACGCCTACATTGCACCGGGAGGCACCCAGTTTCGGGTCGCACGCAGTGGGGCGAACTATGTGGCGGTGGTCGACGATAGTCCAGCTGTGAATCGCCACAAACCTTCGGTGGAAGTGCTCTTCAAGTCCGCTGCTGCTGTGGTGGGGCGCAATGCCTTCGGCATCATGCTCACCGGGATGGGCAACGATGGCGCGGCTGCGATGCGGGAGATGAAAGATGCGGGCAGCTACAACTACGTGCAGGACGAAGCATCCTGCATTGTCTTTGGCATGCCGCGCGAGGCCATTGCCCATGGCGCCGCGGATGAAGTACTGCCTCTGGGTCAGATTGCGCCCGCTTTGATAGCGCGCCTGCGCGGTGCGACAGACCGCCTGCACCACCGCATCTGA
- a CDS encoding chemotaxis protein CheW, with amino-acid sequence MAETYQEGSGAGADFDLSQFYQIFFEEAGENLDQMEQMLLDLDLSSANDEELNGIFRCAHSIKGGSATFGFADVAELTHQMESLLDRLRRHELQPIPQMVDVLLESADASRSLLARHQAGGQGEAVSTASLVRRISELAAGRVPGEDQAAASTPPPAPAPAPAPSAPVPQAAVAPAIQPSPSTPKPVAGQPRTLEIQIGPLERPAQADAIKELFRDIPGLGTIRDMECAQPDTRLFGVETTSTDDDLLDLFAFHVSKEQVRIRDTANAVSASVDPEEGIATAVVPEGEAYGFFSEAPGAPRAGGPQGAGNAPAQAVKTASAPKAGEPKVAMQAQMESTTIRVDVKKVDQLINLVGELVITQAMLAQNSRGLDAGAYQQLLAGLADLDRNTRDLQESVMSIRMIPMSIVFSRFPRMLRDLANKLGKKVELVTLGEATELDKGLVEKITDPLTHLVRNSCDHGIEMPADRLAKGKSEHGTITLSASHQGGSIVIEVRDDGRGLSREKILSKAQERGIEVSEQMTDAEVWQLIFAPGFSTADEVTDVSGRGVGMDVVKRNIAALNGTVEIDSAEGYGMKVSVRLPLTLAIMDGMSVGVSDEVYILPLSSVVESFQVNADDVSTVAQGSQLVKVRDEYMPVIALEKIFQVPRFDPNKSSNIMVVVEADGSRVALLVDELLGQHQVVVKNLESNYRKVPNVSGATILGDGTVALILDTGGLVRRARH; translated from the coding sequence ATGGCGGAAACCTACCAAGAAGGATCAGGTGCAGGCGCTGACTTCGACCTGAGCCAGTTCTATCAGATCTTTTTCGAGGAAGCGGGCGAAAATCTGGACCAGATGGAGCAAATGCTTCTGGATCTTGATTTGAGCAGTGCCAACGACGAGGAGCTCAACGGAATTTTCCGGTGCGCGCACTCGATCAAGGGCGGATCAGCGACTTTCGGATTCGCGGATGTTGCGGAACTCACGCACCAGATGGAGTCGCTGCTGGACCGCCTGCGCCGCCACGAGCTGCAACCTATCCCTCAGATGGTCGACGTGCTGCTGGAGTCCGCAGACGCTTCCCGCAGCTTGCTGGCGCGCCATCAGGCGGGCGGTCAGGGCGAGGCTGTCTCCACTGCCTCGCTGGTTCGTCGTATCAGTGAACTTGCCGCGGGGCGTGTACCTGGTGAAGATCAGGCTGCGGCGTCAACGCCGCCCCCGGCTCCGGCTCCGGCTCCCGCGCCATCTGCACCAGTCCCTCAGGCAGCAGTGGCACCGGCAATTCAGCCATCCCCTTCAACACCCAAACCGGTGGCGGGACAGCCCCGTACGCTGGAGATCCAGATTGGTCCTTTGGAGCGGCCTGCGCAGGCGGATGCCATCAAGGAACTGTTTCGCGATATCCCTGGCCTTGGCACCATCCGGGACATGGAGTGTGCGCAACCGGACACCCGGCTGTTTGGGGTCGAAACAACATCTACTGACGATGACCTGCTGGATCTGTTTGCATTCCACGTATCCAAGGAGCAAGTGCGCATCCGCGACACGGCAAACGCTGTAAGCGCTTCGGTGGATCCGGAAGAGGGTATCGCCACCGCCGTGGTGCCTGAAGGAGAAGCTTACGGCTTCTTCAGCGAGGCGCCGGGTGCGCCACGTGCAGGCGGGCCGCAAGGCGCAGGCAACGCCCCGGCCCAGGCGGTGAAAACCGCCAGTGCACCCAAGGCCGGTGAGCCCAAGGTCGCGATGCAGGCGCAGATGGAATCCACGACGATTCGTGTGGACGTCAAGAAAGTGGATCAGCTCATCAACCTGGTGGGTGAACTGGTCATCACCCAGGCCATGCTGGCGCAGAACAGCAGAGGCCTGGACGCGGGCGCCTACCAGCAGCTGCTGGCCGGGCTTGCCGACCTCGATCGCAATACCCGCGACCTCCAGGAATCGGTCATGTCGATCCGCATGATCCCCATGTCCATCGTTTTCAGCCGCTTCCCTCGGATGCTGCGGGATCTGGCCAACAAGTTGGGCAAAAAGGTGGAACTCGTGACGTTGGGTGAAGCAACCGAACTCGACAAGGGCCTGGTTGAAAAAATCACCGACCCGCTTACCCATCTCGTGCGCAACAGCTGCGACCACGGAATTGAAATGCCTGCGGACCGACTGGCCAAGGGTAAATCCGAGCATGGAACCATCACACTGTCTGCCTCCCACCAGGGCGGCTCCATCGTGATCGAGGTGCGCGACGACGGCCGGGGGTTGTCGCGCGAGAAAATTCTCAGCAAGGCGCAGGAGCGCGGCATCGAAGTGTCCGAGCAGATGACCGATGCGGAAGTCTGGCAGCTGATCTTTGCGCCGGGCTTCTCCACGGCGGACGAAGTGACCGATGTTTCCGGACGCGGCGTCGGCATGGACGTCGTCAAGCGCAACATCGCTGCCCTGAACGGCACCGTGGAGATAGATTCGGCGGAAGGTTACGGAATGAAAGTGTCCGTCAGGCTGCCGCTGACACTGGCCATCATGGACGGCATGTCAGTAGGCGTCAGTGACGAGGTCTACATTCTTCCGCTGTCTTCGGTGGTGGAGTCGTTCCAGGTCAATGCCGACGATGTCAGCACGGTGGCGCAGGGCTCGCAGCTCGTCAAAGTCCGCGACGAGTACATGCCGGTGATTGCGCTGGAGAAGATTTTTCAGGTGCCGCGCTTCGATCCCAACAAGTCCAGCAACATCATGGTGGTGGTGGAGGCCGACGGTAGCCGCGTTGCGCTGCTGGTCGATGAGTTGCTGGGCCAGCACCAGGTGGTGGTCAAGAACCTGGAGTCGAATTACCGCAAGGTTCCCAACGTATCAGGCGCCACCATACTGGGTGATGGGACCGTGGCGCTGATTCTCGATACGGGCGGGCTGGTGCGTCGTGCGCGCCATTGA
- the cheD gene encoding chemoreceptor glutamine deamidase CheD, with the protein MTQTPPGSFPPKDNASPGTPERRRAPRIAPLSADIYAVGPGPARDSSLQELKAGSRKPGEAAFFYLDHHFQHNAVKVLPGEYFVANENMIIMTVLGSCIAACLWDSRARIGGMNHFMLPDGDMADASGRYGSYAMELLINEMLKLGARRETMQAKIFGGAQVMHNFTTMNVGERNTNFVLNYLHTERIPIVSEDVLDIYPRKVVFFPVTGKAMVKRLAHAHPEALVAQEVRGNAVTVAKTTSGGSVDLF; encoded by the coding sequence ATGACGCAAACTCCTCCAGGCTCCTTCCCGCCCAAAGACAATGCCTCGCCAGGCACGCCCGAGCGCCGCCGAGCGCCGCGCATCGCCCCCTTGAGTGCAGACATCTATGCTGTCGGCCCCGGACCCGCGCGCGATTCTTCCTTGCAGGAGCTCAAGGCCGGGAGCAGAAAGCCTGGAGAAGCTGCGTTCTTCTATCTGGACCACCACTTCCAGCACAACGCGGTCAAGGTGCTTCCTGGCGAGTACTTTGTTGCCAACGAGAACATGATCATCATGACCGTGCTGGGGTCGTGCATTGCGGCCTGCCTGTGGGACAGCCGTGCGCGAATAGGTGGCATGAACCATTTCATGCTTCCCGATGGCGATATGGCGGATGCATCGGGGCGCTATGGCTCGTACGCCATGGAGTTGTTGATCAATGAAATGCTCAAGCTGGGGGCTCGGCGCGAGACGATGCAGGCCAAGATTTTTGGTGGAGCGCAGGTCATGCACAACTTCACCACGATGAACGTGGGCGAGCGCAATACCAACTTTGTACTGAACTACCTGCACACGGAGCGCATCCCTATCGTTTCCGAGGACGTGCTGGACATCTATCCGCGCAAGGTGGTGTTCTTCCCGGTAACCGGCAAGGCCATGGTCAAGCGGCTTGCCCACGCGCACCCCGAAGCCCTGGTGGCCCAGGAGGTGCGGGGCAATGCGGTGACCGTGGCAAAAACCACCTCGGGCGGCTCTGTGGATCTGTTTTGA
- the fliQ gene encoding flagellar biosynthesis protein FliQ, with amino-acid sequence MTAQMVLTIGRDALTLLLMIAMPVLGVVMAVGLLVSIFQAVTQIHEATLAFVPKLIAAMVVFAIAGPWMLSTLVDFIRRTIESIPSMIG; translated from the coding sequence ATGACTGCACAAATGGTGCTGACCATCGGGCGCGATGCGCTCACATTGCTTCTAATGATCGCCATGCCCGTGCTGGGGGTTGTCATGGCGGTGGGGTTGCTGGTGAGCATATTTCAAGCCGTCACCCAGATCCATGAAGCGACGCTTGCCTTTGTCCCCAAGCTGATTGCTGCCATGGTCGTGTTTGCCATTGCAGGGCCATGGATGCTCAGTACCCTGGTGGACTTCATCCGCAGGACCATCGAATCCATCCCTTCGATGATCGGCTAG
- the fliR gene encoding flagellar biosynthetic protein FliR, with amino-acid sequence MITFSEAQLMAWLSPILWPFLRVLAVFSVAPIFSMRTIPMRLKIGLAFLVALCAQGVLGDQPVISVNGREAFGAVAQQVAVGLAIGFSVRLVFAAVELAGEIIGLQMGLNFASFFDPSSNAQISAVARFFGHMAMLLFIVINGHLLILMAVVKSFDRFPVDGNFLQSLGQMRLHELGSSLFSSALWIALPMIALLLFVNLTLGIISRVAPQMNIYAVGFPVTLTVGMLGIAATLPLLEQPVLALMQQAVDLFAAQR; translated from the coding sequence GTGATCACGTTTTCTGAGGCCCAGCTCATGGCTTGGCTGTCTCCCATCCTTTGGCCGTTTTTGCGCGTGCTCGCCGTGTTCTCGGTCGCTCCGATCTTCTCCATGCGGACCATCCCGATGCGCCTCAAGATCGGCTTGGCATTCCTGGTGGCGCTTTGCGCGCAAGGGGTTCTGGGTGACCAGCCTGTGATCAGTGTCAATGGGCGCGAGGCGTTCGGGGCGGTGGCCCAGCAGGTCGCAGTGGGGCTTGCGATCGGCTTTTCTGTCCGGCTTGTGTTCGCGGCGGTGGAGCTGGCGGGGGAAATCATCGGTTTGCAGATGGGCCTGAACTTCGCGTCCTTTTTCGACCCATCCTCCAATGCCCAGATCAGTGCGGTCGCACGATTTTTCGGGCACATGGCCATGCTGCTGTTCATCGTGATCAATGGCCACCTGTTGATTCTGATGGCCGTGGTAAAGAGCTTTGATCGTTTTCCGGTCGACGGTAACTTTTTACAATCCCTTGGGCAAATGCGTCTGCACGAGCTGGGCTCGTCACTGTTCTCCAGTGCATTGTGGATTGCCTTGCCGATGATTGCCTTGCTGCTGTTTGTCAATTTGACCCTTGGCATCATTTCGCGCGTAGCGCCACAAATGAACATCTATGCCGTGGGCTTCCCGGTGACGCTGACGGTGGGAATGCTTGGCATTGCGGCCACACTGCCTTTGCTTGAACAGCCGGTGCTGGCGCTGATGCAGCAGGCCGTTGACCTGTTTGCCGCCCAGCGTTGA
- a CDS encoding ATP-binding cassette domain-containing protein: MALITLLDAQLAFGHVALLDHAGFSLESAERVGLIGRNGAGKSSLLRILGGLAKPDDGSLQVQQGVRIAFVAQEPSLDPDSTIFKAASEGLQRVIAIRDQYLSGDEGLDLNALQSEIEAYDAWNWEQRVEETLQRLHLDPDAVVGTLSGGTKKRVALAQALVARPDVLLLDEPTNHLDLDSIEWLEDLLLDFPGSVVTITHDRSFLDRVATRIVELDRGQLRSYPGNFAQYQIQKEEQLAQEAVISAKADKLLAQEEVWIRRGVEARRTRSQSRITRLEHLRARREARREVVGSVRMDVATGGSNGYQGKIVAELTGVGKTFGDKTIVRNFTGTILRGDKVGLIGPNGAGKTTLLKMILGELASDEGTIRQGANLQVAYFDQMRHAVNLDATLEDFISPGSEWIEIGNQRKHVKSYLSDFLFSPARAHSPVRSLSGGERNRLLLARLFARPANVLVLDEPTNDLDIDTLDLLEELLENYEGTVFLVSHDRTFLDNVVTSTIAFEGDGLWREYEGGVQDWLLQSKRSRTLGASAGTPKKAESDNGNKKAPQGLSSKREQLSKKKLSYKEQRELEQLPVQIAALETEQQALQDALADGSLYSTDPARAAAMTARAGAIEDELMTALERWTALSA, translated from the coding sequence ATGGCACTTATCACCTTACTGGACGCCCAACTCGCATTTGGGCATGTTGCATTGCTGGACCACGCCGGCTTTTCTCTGGAATCTGCAGAACGTGTGGGTCTCATCGGCCGCAACGGAGCAGGCAAATCCTCGCTACTCAGGATTCTCGGCGGCCTTGCGAAGCCGGACGATGGTTCACTGCAGGTTCAACAAGGGGTGCGGATCGCTTTTGTGGCCCAGGAGCCTTCTCTGGACCCGGACTCGACCATATTCAAAGCGGCCTCGGAAGGACTGCAAAGGGTGATTGCGATCCGTGACCAGTACCTGTCGGGTGATGAAGGGCTCGACCTGAATGCGCTGCAGTCAGAGATTGAAGCCTACGATGCATGGAACTGGGAGCAAAGGGTTGAGGAGACGCTGCAGCGACTGCACCTCGACCCGGACGCGGTGGTAGGCACGCTCTCGGGCGGGACCAAGAAACGCGTAGCTTTGGCACAGGCCCTGGTGGCCCGCCCCGATGTGCTGCTGCTGGATGAGCCCACCAACCATCTGGATCTGGATTCCATCGAATGGCTGGAGGACCTCTTGCTCGACTTCCCTGGCAGTGTGGTCACCATCACCCATGACCGCTCGTTCCTCGACCGGGTGGCCACGCGCATTGTGGAACTCGATCGGGGGCAACTGCGCTCGTACCCGGGCAATTTTGCGCAATACCAGATCCAGAAAGAAGAACAGCTGGCACAGGAAGCCGTCATATCGGCCAAGGCCGATAAGCTTCTCGCGCAAGAAGAAGTCTGGATCCGGCGCGGCGTCGAAGCGCGACGCACCCGCAGTCAAAGCCGCATCACCCGCCTTGAGCATTTGCGGGCGCGGCGCGAAGCGCGGCGAGAGGTGGTCGGCAGCGTTCGCATGGATGTAGCAACCGGCGGCTCCAATGGCTATCAGGGCAAGATCGTGGCCGAGCTGACAGGCGTTGGCAAAACGTTCGGAGACAAGACCATTGTCCGTAACTTCACCGGAACCATCCTGCGCGGGGACAAGGTGGGCCTGATCGGCCCCAACGGGGCGGGCAAGACGACGCTGCTCAAGATGATTCTTGGTGAACTGGCGTCTGACGAGGGCACCATCCGCCAGGGAGCGAACCTGCAGGTTGCATATTTCGACCAGATGCGCCACGCCGTCAATCTGGATGCAACGCTGGAGGACTTCATCAGTCCAGGCAGCGAATGGATTGAAATCGGCAACCAGCGCAAGCATGTCAAAAGCTACCTCAGCGATTTCCTCTTTTCGCCGGCTCGTGCGCACTCTCCCGTGCGTTCGCTGTCTGGCGGGGAGCGCAACCGGCTGCTGCTGGCACGCCTTTTCGCACGCCCGGCCAATGTGCTGGTGCTGGATGAACCCACCAACGATCTGGACATTGATACGCTGGATCTCCTGGAAGAACTGCTGGAAAACTATGAAGGCACCGTCTTCCTGGTAAGCCATGACCGCACGTTCCTCGACAACGTGGTTACCAGCACCATTGCGTTCGAAGGTGATGGGCTGTGGCGCGAGTACGAGGGTGGCGTACAGGACTGGTTGCTGCAGTCGAAACGCAGCCGCACCCTCGGCGCATCCGCAGGCACTCCCAAGAAAGCGGAGTCGGATAATGGCAACAAAAAAGCCCCTCAGGGCTTATCTAGCAAGCGCGAGCAGCTATCAAAAAAGAAGCTTAGCTACAAGGAGCAGCGCGAGCTGGAGCAATTGCCCGTGCAGATCGCCGCATTGGAGACCGAGCAACAGGCGCTGCAGGACGCGCTGGCTGATGGGAGCCTCTACAGCACCGACCCTGCCCGCGCCGCCGCCATGACAGCACGGGCGGGAGCGATCGAAGACGAGCTCATGACGGCCCTGGAGCGCTGGACAGCCCTCTCCGCCTGA
- a CDS encoding CheR family methyltransferase yields MAQPPSASTTVRNSASRADADGPTPPGPLAQGREFVWTNADFARVQALIYQRAGISLHDGKHAMVYSRLSRRLRDTGHNSFHDYLGWLETHDGPEWQEFVNALTTNLTAFFREQHHFEIFASHLRTKPSASWRVWCNAASTGEEPYSIVMTAFEALGPNTSFKLTASDIDSRVLATAAQGVYRLDSLKGLSPERLQKFFLRGKAGNLGMVRVKPELRRVIDFMSVNLIRDDWPFKEPFDVVFCRNVMIYFDAPTQRRVLERIHRVLKPGGMLFVGHAENFSESRDLFTLRGKTVYERR; encoded by the coding sequence ATGGCCCAACCCCCGAGTGCATCAACTACTGTCAGGAATTCCGCTTCGCGTGCGGATGCGGATGGCCCCACGCCCCCCGGGCCACTGGCGCAGGGGCGCGAGTTCGTCTGGACCAATGCGGATTTCGCCCGCGTTCAGGCGCTGATCTATCAGCGCGCGGGCATCAGCCTGCACGATGGCAAGCATGCGATGGTGTACAGCCGCCTGTCCCGTCGGCTGCGAGACACCGGGCACAACAGTTTTCATGACTACCTGGGGTGGCTGGAGACACATGACGGCCCGGAGTGGCAGGAGTTTGTCAACGCACTGACCACCAACCTCACGGCCTTTTTCCGGGAGCAGCACCACTTCGAGATCTTTGCGTCGCATCTTCGAACGAAGCCATCGGCCAGCTGGCGGGTGTGGTGCAACGCTGCGTCGACGGGGGAAGAGCCCTATTCCATTGTCATGACAGCGTTCGAGGCCCTCGGCCCCAATACGTCTTTCAAGCTGACGGCCAGTGATATTGATTCCCGGGTGTTGGCGACGGCGGCACAGGGGGTGTATCGCCTGGACAGTCTCAAGGGTCTGAGTCCGGAACGCCTCCAGAAGTTTTTTCTGCGTGGGAAAGCCGGTAACCTGGGCATGGTGCGGGTCAAACCCGAGCTGCGCCGGGTGATTGATTTCATGAGTGTGAATCTCATCCGTGACGACTGGCCGTTCAAGGAGCCTTTCGACGTTGTGTTCTGCCGCAACGTGATGATCTACTTTGACGCACCCACACAGCGGCGCGTGCTGGAAAGGATTCATCGAGTCCTCAAGCCAGGCGGCATGCTGTTTGTGGGTCATGCCGAAAACTTTAGCGAATCCAGAGACTTGTTTACCTTGCGCGGCAAAACGGTCTACGAGCGCCGCTGA
- a CDS encoding response regulator, whose translation MQSILAVDDSPSMRKMVSFTLTGAGYHVVEAVDGQDALEKAESHEIHLVLADQNMPRLDGIGLTRKLRENPKFKTIPILILTTESSDQMKQAGRTAGATGWLVKPFDPNRLIEVIQKVIR comes from the coding sequence ATGCAATCGATCCTTGCCGTAGATGATTCACCGTCCATGCGAAAAATGGTGTCATTCACTCTCACGGGTGCCGGATACCACGTGGTGGAGGCGGTGGACGGGCAGGACGCCCTGGAAAAGGCCGAGAGCCATGAGATCCATCTTGTGCTGGCGGACCAGAACATGCCGCGTCTCGATGGTATCGGCCTCACCCGCAAGCTGAGAGAAAACCCCAAATTCAAGACCATTCCCATCCTGATCCTCACAACCGAGTCCAGTGATCAGATGAAGCAGGCGGGTCGAACTGCAGGGGCGACGGGCTGGCTGGTCAAGCCTTTCGATCCCAACCGGCTTATTGAAGTCATCCAGAAAGTGATCCGCTGA